The stretch of DNA CGGCTGCTGCGCGACCTGCTGCCGTCCACGTACGGCGTGGAGGCCTACGCGCACACCTTCGCGGCCCGTCCCGACTGGGCTCTGGTGGCCGGTGACATGGCCGTCTGCGCCGGGGTCGGGGTGGTCTCGCTGGCCGTCGCCACCTGGGCCTATCGCCGGGCCGCCGTCCGGTGACGCGGCCGTCCCCCGCAACTGGCACGATGACAAGGTGACCGCTCCGTTGACTCCGCCACCACCGCCGCGCCGGCGCTCCTCACAGCATTCCGGGTCCTCAGAGTCCTCGGGATCGGGATCCGGGCAGGCCCCGCAGCCGGGGCCGGTCTCGCCCTGGCAGTCCTGGCAGGTGCCGCCCGCCGGAGCCCGGCCGGTGACCGCGTACGAACAGGACGGGCCGGGATGGGCGGCCGAGGTCCGGGAGGCCGTCGTCGTCATGGTCGCCGTGGCGCTCTGCGGGGTGCCGCTGGGACTGCTCTGGCTGCGGCTGGCGCCCCGGGTGCCGCTGATCGCCGATGTGTCCGGGAGCAACTGGGTCGTCTACCTCAAGGACACCGAGGGGGAGCAGGCGATCGGCGTCGACGGCACGTTCACTCTGCTGGCTCTGGCCTTCGGTGTGCTGAGCGCCGTGGTCGTCTTCCTGGTGCGGCGGCGCGGGGGCGTGCCGCTGGTGGTGGCCCTGTGCGTCGGAGGACTGCTCGGGTCGCTGCTGGCGTGGCGGCTCGGGGTGTGGCTCGGGCCCGAGCAGGACGTGGTCGCCCACGCCAAGGCCGTGGGCAAAGGGGTGACGTTCCCGGCACCGCTGAAGCTCGAAGCCCTGGGGGCGCTGCTGGCCTGGTCGCTGGCCGCGCTGATCGTCCACCTGGGGTTGACGGCCCTGTTCGGGCCGCGGGACCCGGAGCCGGACACGACAGTGTTCGGACCCACCTTGCCGCCGGAGTGAGCCGTACGCGGTGAGCCGCACGCGCGGGGCGGACGGCCCGGTTCCTCGGTTGTGCCGCCCGTGCGCGTCCCGGCCGCTCTCGGTGGGCCGGCCGCCGGACGGGACCGCCATCGGGTTCGTGCCGCCCGCGCGGCCGCCGCGAGTACCGGTCCGCGAGACGTCACACGGTTTCGAACTCCCGCCTCGGGCCGCGACCGCAGGGCGCGACCCGTCGCCGTGCGCCCGTCCGGTCACGCCGGGCGGTGGCTGATTCGCATGACCCTTCGGCATGCGCCCCGTTGCGCTTGCGTGTCCTCTTCGAGAGCCCAGCCCAGCCGAGCCCGGGCCGTTCACTTAGTGGGCGGTACCACGCCGCCGGGCCGGGGCCGCCCGGCCCGTTGCCCTCCGGCCGCGCCTTCCGCGTTCCGTTCGGCCTGGTCCGGGGGTTCGGGCCGGTCACGTCAGGGTGTCGAGGAAGGCGGCCAGAACCCGTTCGAACGCCTGGTCGTCGACGGTCGCCGGGTCGACGGCGGCCAGTGCCGCGCCGAGGCGCGGATGGTCGTCCTCGCCGCCCGTCGTGCCGGTGAGATGGCCGAAGCCGGCGGCGAAGGGGGCCAGCGCGGCGCCGAGCGCCAGGTAGTCGATGGCGAGCAGGATCCGCATCGCGTCGTCGGCCGGCCGGCCCGCAGCAGCGCCGCCACCATGTCGTCGTAGTGGTTCAGGGCCATGGTGGTGCGCACCGAGCGTCCGCCGATCAGGCCGACCGCGTTCGGGGGGCGGTGAAGGCGCGGCGGTAGGAGCGGGCGACGGTGGCGATCCCGGTGTGCGGGGCGGGGGCCAGGCGTGGCGCTACGCCGACATCCTGGCCGCCGGCGGCCGGGTCGCCCTCGCCTCGGACTGGCCGATCGCGCCCTACGACCCGCGCGGGGTCATGGACGCGGCCGTGCGGCTCTGCGGTGTCAGGGTCTCGAAGACGACGGCCTTCGTCGTCGAGACCCGGACGCGGCCGGGTGTGAACGCTCGTGCTCGGTTTCACCGGCGCCGGGCAGGCCCTGGGAGGGCCGGCCGGTCAGGCGCGTCCGATCGGGGCGAGGGTCGCGTTCGTGAGACCCACCAGGTCGCCGGGGGACAGTTCCACCTCCAGGCCGCGGCGGCCCGCCGAGACGCAGATGGTGCCGTGGGCGGGGGCCGAGTCGTCCAGGACCGTGGGGAGCCTCTTGCGCTGGCCGAGGGGGGAGATGCCGCCGCGGACATAGCCGGTGGTGCGCTCCGCGAGGGCCGGGTCGGCCATCGCCGCGCGCTTGCCGCCGACCGCCGCCGCCAGGGCCTTGAGGTCCAGGGAGCCCGCGACCGGCACCACGGCCACCGTCAGGGCGCCGTCGACGTCGGCCACCAGCGTCTTGAAGACGCGGTCCGGGGACACGCCCATCGCCTCGGCCGCCTCCTCGCCGTAGGAGGGGTGGGAGGGGTCGTGGTCGTAGGAGTGGACCGTGAACGGCACCCCGGCCGCGGTGAGCGCCACCGTCGCGGGTGTACCGCCCGACTGCCGCCCGCCGCCCTTGTTCGGACGCGCTCCGCGCGCCCCTTCTTCCCCTTGGTGCTTCTTCGACTTCTT from Streptomyces sp. 6-11-2 encodes:
- a CDS encoding AAA family ATPase — its product is MTAPLTPPPPPRRRSSQHSGSSESSGSGSGQAPQPGPVSPWQSWQVPPAGARPVTAYEQDGPGWAAEVREAVVVMVAVALCGVPLGLLWLRLAPRVPLIADVSGSNWVVYLKDTEGEQAIGVDGTFTLLALAFGVLSAVVVFLVRRRGGVPLVVALCVGGLLGSLLAWRLGVWLGPEQDVVAHAKAVGKGVTFPAPLKLEALGALLAWSLAALIVHLGLTALFGPRDPEPDTTVFGPTLPPE
- the ybaK gene encoding Cys-tRNA(Pro) deacylase; the encoded protein is MAKKSKKHQGEEGARGARPNKGGGRQSGGTPATVALTAAGVPFTVHSYDHDPSHPSYGEEAAEAMGVSPDRVFKTLVADVDGALTVAVVPVAGSLDLKALAAAVGGKRAAMADPALAERTTGYVRGGISPLGQRKRLPTVLDDSAPAHGTICVSAGRRGLEVELSPGDLVGLTNATLAPIGRA